A genomic region of Candidatus Aegiribacteria sp. contains the following coding sequences:
- a CDS encoding DUF4040 domain-containing protein, translating into MIELYVLLGLMIAGSLIAIEIKNLLSAVVAVGVVGLGLSIVFLLLKAPDVALTQIVVEIAAVILLIRATLNREIAAKYCGTRPFGAFMGILFTGFVFVIALITFKDGLNIFGAPLMTVSQFYPQSAIEGTGATNVVSAIILDYRAYDTLGEATVLFTAVVGVLTVMRSPGKKKEEDLQDKNE; encoded by the coding sequence ATGATTGAACTTTACGTACTGCTTGGTTTGATGATTGCAGGTTCATTGATCGCTATCGAGATTAAGAACCTTCTGTCAGCCGTTGTTGCTGTAGGTGTTGTAGGACTCGGGCTTTCTATCGTATTCCTGCTTCTGAAAGCACCGGATGTAGCGCTTACCCAGATTGTGGTTGAAATCGCTGCCGTAATACTCCTCATTCGAGCTACTCTCAATCGTGAAATCGCCGCGAAATACTGTGGCACCAGACCTTTTGGTGCATTTATGGGAATTCTTTTCACCGGTTTTGTGTTTGTAATCGCGCTTATCACCTTCAAAGACGGGCTTAACATATTCGGTGCTCCTCTCATGACTGTTTCGCAGTTCTATCCTCAGAGTGCGATAGAGGGAACAGGCGCTACGAATGTGGTCTCTGCGATAATCCTTGATTACAGAGCATACGATACTCTTGGTGAAGCTACGGTCCTGTTCACAGCTGTTGTTGGTGTTCTCACTGTAATGAGAAGCCCCGGAAAGAAAAAAGAAGAAGATTTGCAGGATAAGAATGAGTAA
- a CDS encoding sodium:proton antiporter, whose amino-acid sequence MDAYLPYVLCLVLFCIGIYAVISKRNIIKIIIGVIIAEYAVNLFLILVAYKAGGRSPIFSSTQEILPEAMVDPLPHALVLTSIVIGLATTAFLIALAVRLYGKYGTFDISRMRELRG is encoded by the coding sequence ATGGACGCGTATCTGCCATATGTGCTATGCCTCGTACTCTTCTGCATCGGTATCTACGCAGTGATCTCCAAACGGAATATTATCAAGATTATCATTGGTGTTATCATTGCCGAGTATGCGGTCAATCTGTTTCTTATTCTCGTGGCTTACAAGGCTGGAGGCAGATCACCCATATTCTCCAGTACTCAGGAGATACTGCCGGAAGCTATGGTTGATCCCCTTCCTCATGCGCTTGTTCTGACATCAATAGTTATCGGACTGGCAACCACAGCCTTTCTTATTGCGCTTGCTGTGCGTCTTTACGGTAAATACGGAACATTTGATATTTCAAGGATGCGGGAGTTAAGAGGATGA
- a CDS encoding monovalent cation/H+ antiporter subunit D family protein — MINESTIPLFVALPLAGAFLTVLLKRIKGIPDTLGVMASIGTFVMSVFTVIQLEIGQRIICNIGNWGGFQEVLGKIVGIQLVVDGLTAFMLVVVNLIAFLVAVYSVNYMTRYTEKWQFYSLFLLMLAGMNGVLITGDMFNLFVFVEIASIASYALVAFGTGKRELEASFKYAVMGGIASLLILLGVIFLYSNTGTLNMADMTRILAGRDHPALLYFVFALFLTGFGLKAALVPFHAWLPDAHPSAPAPISAMLSGVLIKALGVYVIARVFYNIFGLTYELSLILMTLGAISMGVGALVALRQWDLKRLLAYSSISQVGFIMLGFGIGTPLAVLGALFHLFNHSMFKSLLFLDSGAIEYAAHTRDLKEMGGLAKKMPITNGSTIIGAMSLAGVPPFAGFWSKLIIIVAAVQASHMKLAAWAVLMSIVTIAYVLKAVRFAFLGELKEKFANITEVPAFMRVSLIVLALVCLFGGLLLIPDLRNGFLGQAVDVLTRVSGV, encoded by the coding sequence ATGATAAACGAAAGCACAATTCCGCTTTTCGTAGCCCTGCCGCTTGCGGGAGCTTTCCTGACCGTGCTCCTGAAAAGGATTAAAGGTATTCCTGACACTCTTGGCGTAATGGCATCCATAGGAACCTTTGTCATGTCAGTATTTACTGTAATACAACTTGAGATCGGCCAGAGAATCATATGCAATATCGGCAACTGGGGCGGATTTCAGGAAGTGCTGGGGAAAATAGTCGGCATTCAGCTGGTAGTAGATGGATTAACAGCCTTCATGCTTGTTGTGGTAAATCTTATTGCCTTCCTTGTTGCGGTATATTCAGTCAATTACATGACAAGATACACTGAAAAATGGCAGTTCTACTCGCTTTTCCTTCTTATGCTTGCCGGAATGAACGGCGTACTGATCACCGGAGACATGTTCAACCTCTTTGTCTTCGTGGAGATCGCGTCAATCGCCAGTTATGCACTGGTTGCCTTCGGCACAGGAAAGAGAGAGCTCGAAGCATCGTTCAAGTATGCTGTAATGGGAGGTATCGCCTCTTTATTAATACTTCTTGGCGTGATATTCCTTTACAGCAATACTGGAACGCTGAATATGGCTGACATGACCCGTATTCTGGCGGGAAGAGACCATCCCGCTCTCCTTTACTTCGTATTCGCTCTGTTCCTTACGGGATTTGGCCTTAAAGCGGCTCTTGTTCCGTTCCACGCCTGGCTTCCTGACGCGCATCCCTCGGCTCCCGCGCCGATATCCGCAATGCTGTCCGGTGTTCTGATTAAGGCTCTGGGCGTGTATGTGATAGCAAGGGTATTTTACAATATATTCGGATTAACTTATGAATTATCCCTTATTTTGATGACACTTGGAGCAATCTCCATGGGAGTTGGTGCCCTGGTCGCACTGAGACAGTGGGATTTGAAGCGTCTGCTGGCCTACAGTTCCATAAGCCAGGTTGGTTTCATCATGCTCGGGTTTGGAATAGGAACCCCTCTCGCGGTACTGGGAGCGCTTTTCCACCTGTTCAATCACTCCATGTTCAAATCTCTGCTGTTCCTTGACTCCGGAGCGATCGAGTATGCGGCACATACTCGGGATCTGAAGGAAATGGGTGGACTCGCGAAGAAAATGCCCATTACGAACGGTTCTACAATCATAGGAGCCATGTCACTTGCGGGAGTACCGCCGTTCGCTGGATTCTGGAGCAAATTGATAATTATCGTTGCCGCTGTACAGGCAAGTCATATGAAATTGGCAGCCTGGGCTGTGCTTATGAGCATTGTTACAATTGCCTATGTACTCAAAGCCGTTAGATTTGCCTTCCTCGGAGAACTCAAAGAAAAATTCGCCAACATCACTGAAGTTCCGGCGTTCATGAGAGTATCCTTAATAGTTCTTGCGCTGGTGTGCCTTTTTGGAGGACTGCTTCTTATTCCTGATCTGAGGAATGGATTCCTTGGACAGGCCGTTGATGTTCTAACCAGAGTAAGCGGGGTGTAG
- a CDS encoding NADH-quinone oxidoreductase subunit H, which translates to MTFIYLVVFGFIATAVLGLVTSWIDRKVTARVQYRVGPPFLQPFIDLVKLLGKETVIPSTASRGVFLSAPLLGLAGVITASTILWVNQFFADGFAGDWIVIIYLLTIPSLSLIIAGFASGNPLASLGSSREMKLVIAYELPFILAMLVPVLSAHSIRISVILEAQITGIFAGNISGILAMIVAILCVQAKLGLVPFDIPEAETEIVEGPLVEYSGPCLAVFKLMKSMLLFVLPFFLIILFFGGLRLDGINLLWTVLEYVGIVAVITVIRNTNPRVRIDQAVRFFWGPLTIIAAAAVILALNGL; encoded by the coding sequence ATGACTTTTATCTACCTTGTTGTATTCGGCTTTATTGCCACTGCGGTTCTGGGACTGGTAACCAGCTGGATTGACAGAAAGGTTACTGCTCGAGTTCAATACAGGGTGGGGCCACCATTCCTTCAGCCATTCATCGATCTGGTGAAGCTTCTTGGAAAAGAAACTGTCATACCCTCGACGGCCTCACGCGGCGTATTCCTTTCAGCTCCTCTACTCGGTCTCGCCGGTGTGATTACTGCTTCAACAATATTATGGGTGAACCAGTTCTTCGCGGATGGTTTCGCGGGTGACTGGATAGTGATTATCTATCTGCTCACTATTCCGTCTCTCAGTCTCATTATTGCCGGTTTTGCATCAGGAAACCCTCTTGCAAGTCTGGGATCTTCAAGAGAGATGAAACTGGTAATCGCTTACGAGCTTCCATTCATTCTTGCGATGCTTGTTCCGGTTCTCAGTGCTCACTCTATTCGTATTAGTGTAATACTTGAAGCTCAGATAACCGGGATTTTCGCAGGAAATATTTCAGGAATACTGGCCATGATTGTAGCTATACTCTGCGTACAGGCGAAGCTTGGTCTTGTTCCGTTTGATATTCCCGAAGCAGAAACTGAGATTGTGGAAGGTCCGCTTGTAGAATATTCCGGTCCCTGTCTTGCTGTTTTCAAACTTATGAAGAGTATGCTCCTCTTTGTTCTCCCTTTCTTCCTTATCATCCTTTTCTTCGGGGGACTGAGACTGGATGGAATCAACCTTCTCTGGACAGTTCTGGAGTACGTAGGAATTGTGGCGGTAATTACCGTTATTCGAAATACAAACCCCAGGGTTAGAATAGATCAAGCGGTCAGGTTCTTCTGGGGACCTTTGACAATAATTGCAGCAGCTGCTGTGATACTGGCGTTAAATGGATTATAG
- a CDS encoding NADH-quinone oxidoreductase subunit C: MTREEVLQDLRERFGDDIIELLDKSPSRVYIEIKTESIVKMGSYLFRNLGARFQIASGTDMPPHIEILYHFIIEDLNLIISLRVWLNRENPEIASLAKEIEAFNWIEREISELLGVTFIGHPDPRRLLLADNWPECVYPLRQDYEEWDETADRTRGV, from the coding sequence ATGACGAGAGAGGAAGTTCTTCAGGATCTCAGGGAACGTTTTGGTGATGACATTATTGAACTTCTTGATAAATCTCCATCACGGGTTTATATCGAGATCAAAACTGAATCGATCGTTAAAATGGGTTCATATCTGTTCAGGAATCTTGGAGCTCGATTCCAGATAGCATCAGGTACTGATATGCCGCCTCATATAGAGATTCTATACCATTTCATTATCGAAGATCTCAACCTGATTATTTCACTTCGCGTATGGCTGAATCGTGAGAATCCTGAAATTGCTTCTCTCGCGAAAGAAATAGAGGCTTTCAACTGGATAGAACGCGAGATCAGCGAACTGCTCGGAGTCACATTTATTGGACATCCTGATCCTCGGAGGCTTCTCCTCGCTGACAACTGGCCAGAATGTGTTTATCCTTTAAGACAGGACTATGAAGAGTGGGATGAAACCGCTGACAGGACAAGGGGGGTGTAA
- a CDS encoding 4Fe-4S dicluster domain-containing protein, which produces MKYPKLRELAEAIKAVVKGPYTSKFPSKPHVPHPNFRGQVVYDEEKCLGCLACVEACPANALAFEDIIEGEGSPKRVMIHYTDTCIFCGVCVDTCIRETGDTGIVQTNEWELSYFDRENAFETIEKELQLCELCGAAIGTKDHLVWLAEKLGELSYSNPTLYLSRLKELGLVDENITTVYKDDGRSDRVKILCAECRRRTATYPEE; this is translated from the coding sequence ATGAAATATCCAAAGCTCAGAGAACTCGCAGAAGCAATTAAAGCGGTGGTTAAGGGACCTTATACATCGAAGTTTCCCTCGAAACCACACGTTCCTCATCCAAATTTCAGAGGACAGGTTGTTTATGACGAGGAAAAATGCCTTGGATGTCTTGCGTGTGTAGAAGCCTGTCCTGCAAATGCGCTGGCGTTCGAAGATATTATCGAAGGAGAGGGATCTCCAAAACGGGTGATGATCCATTACACCGATACATGTATTTTCTGCGGTGTCTGTGTTGATACATGTATCAGGGAAACCGGAGATACAGGTATCGTTCAGACGAACGAATGGGAACTCTCATACTTCGATCGCGAAAATGCATTCGAAACTATTGAAAAGGAACTTCAGCTTTGCGAGTTATGCGGGGCTGCCATCGGCACAAAGGATCATCTTGTCTGGCTTGCTGAAAAACTCGGAGAGCTTTCATATTCAAATCCCACGCTGTACCTTTCACGACTGAAGGAACTCGGCCTGGTAGATGAGAATATAACAACGGTATACAAAGACGATGGGCGATCTGACAGAGTCAAGATCCTCTGTGCTGAATGCAGACGGAGAACAGCAACATACCCTGAGGAATAA
- a CDS encoding cation:proton antiporter yields the protein MRSYRWLAGTVVLGVILALIIILPFRSVFFTQNDIHISFTGRAVYVLILTSLMVLFRVLRGPTAADRIVAIDIFGILIVGLCAVLSVTTGRSWYIDIGIAWGLQSFIGTLALAKYLEGRSFDD from the coding sequence ATGAGGTCATACAGGTGGCTTGCAGGTACCGTGGTTCTTGGAGTTATTCTTGCCCTTATAATCATCCTTCCTTTCAGAAGTGTGTTCTTCACGCAGAATGATATACATATCAGTTTCACGGGAAGAGCCGTTTACGTCCTGATATTAACTTCACTTATGGTGCTTTTCAGGGTTCTCAGAGGACCGACTGCGGCTGACAGAATTGTAGCGATTGATATTTTCGGTATTCTTATCGTCGGGTTATGTGCTGTACTCAGCGTTACCACAGGACGTTCATGGTACATCGATATTGGTATCGCCTGGGGGCTTCAGAGCTTCATCGGCACGCTGGCTCTTGCCAAGTATCTGGAGGGAAGAAGCTTCGATGATTGA
- the hypB gene encoding hydrogenase nickel incorporation protein HypB, with protein MCDDTTKQTVNISTPVMDKNDRFAASNRELLSGKKIFTLNLISSPGAGKTTLLESMARFFGSKMAVIEGDVQTDRDAERVRKAGCQAWQIETGGSCHLDAEAVNHALGHMDLESDELALLCIENVGNLICPSGYDLGENLKIGLISLPEGDDKILKYPSLFSRISVLLINKMDLLPHIDFDVDRTIDECRSLNPEVLVFTVSAKTGEGIEEFCGFLENQFSG; from the coding sequence CTGTCATGGATAAGAACGACCGTTTTGCTGCGTCTAACAGGGAATTGCTGAGTGGGAAGAAAATATTCACACTTAATCTTATCAGTTCTCCAGGTGCCGGTAAAACCACACTTCTCGAATCAATGGCCCGTTTTTTCGGATCGAAGATGGCTGTTATTGAAGGAGATGTGCAAACTGACCGCGATGCGGAACGAGTAAGAAAAGCAGGATGCCAGGCCTGGCAGATAGAAACCGGCGGTTCCTGTCATCTCGATGCTGAAGCAGTTAATCACGCTCTTGGACACATGGATCTTGAATCGGATGAACTCGCTTTGCTCTGTATCGAGAATGTGGGCAATCTGATTTGTCCAAGCGGTTACGATCTTGGTGAGAACCTCAAGATAGGACTCATTTCCCTGCCAGAGGGTGATGACAAGATACTTAAGTATCCCTCCCTTTTCAGCAGGATATCAGTACTTTTGATCAACAAGATGGATCTTCTCCCCCACATTGATTTCGACGTAGACAGAACGATAGATGAATGCAGAAGTCTTAATCCGGAAGTCCTTGTATTCACCGTCTCGGCGAAAACGGGCGAAGGAATCGAAGAATTCTGCGGTTTCCTGGAAAATCAGTTTTCAGGTTGA
- the nuoB gene encoding NADH-quinone oxidoreductase subunit NuoB — MSLKLKALLKSPWVFHLSTGSCNNCDIEILDCLTPRFDIERFGMLLVGSIKHADVLLVTGSCNRMSVERLKVLYDQVPKPCLVVAIGTCTGSRGLFIDSYNCPVPLDKIIPVDVYIPGCPPKPEAMIAGIVKLIQKVGGAQ; from the coding sequence ATGAGCTTAAAACTGAAAGCACTTCTGAAATCGCCATGGGTGTTTCACCTGTCTACCGGCAGCTGCAATAACTGCGATATAGAAATACTGGACTGTCTAACACCCAGGTTTGACATTGAACGTTTTGGAATGCTTCTTGTAGGGAGTATCAAGCATGCTGATGTTCTGCTTGTTACAGGCTCATGCAACAGAATGTCTGTCGAGAGACTGAAGGTTCTGTACGATCAGGTTCCGAAACCGTGCCTGGTTGTTGCCATCGGTACATGTACCGGATCAAGAGGTCTCTTCATTGACAGCTATAACTGCCCGGTGCCGCTGGACAAAATAATACCGGTTGATGTTTACATACCCGGCTGTCCACCCAAACCGGAAGCTATGATAGCTGGAATTGTCAAGTTAATACAGAAGGTTGGCGGAGCGCAATGA
- a CDS encoding Na+/H+ antiporter subunit E — MKSRILMFIISFVVWCILCWEPDTEHLIAGGAVSLIVAAVMGSLFVTRPHLMIHPIRVFYFLFWYVPVFVWELLKANFDVAYRVAHPGLPIKPGIVRLKTELKSDTGLTFLANSITLTPGTLTIDINKDDGILYIHWINVIGSDPATTFKEIGSRFEPILKKIFEENVVSK, encoded by the coding sequence ATGAAGAGCAGAATATTAATGTTCATAATATCCTTCGTAGTGTGGTGCATCCTTTGCTGGGAACCGGATACTGAACATCTGATCGCCGGCGGAGCTGTTTCATTAATTGTCGCAGCCGTCATGGGTTCGCTCTTCGTCACCAGACCGCACTTGATGATACATCCGATCAGAGTGTTTTACTTCCTTTTCTGGTATGTTCCTGTGTTTGTGTGGGAACTGTTGAAGGCGAATTTCGATGTGGCGTACAGGGTAGCGCATCCAGGTCTTCCCATAAAACCCGGAATTGTAAGGCTGAAGACAGAGTTGAAATCAGATACAGGCCTTACATTCCTCGCAAACTCGATAACCCTTACTCCTGGTACTCTGACAATCGATATCAATAAGGATGATGGTATTCTATACATCCACTGGATCAACGTTATCGGTTCTGATCCGGCTACAACCTTCAAGGAAATCGGCAGCAGATTCGAGCCGATACTTAAGAAGATTTTCGAAGAAAACGTGGTTTCAAAATGA
- a CDS encoding nickel-dependent hydrogenase large subunit, which translates to MGKTIIPIGPYHPLLEEPEFFTLTVDGETVVDIDMRMGYNHRGIEKLSEGLVFDNSTFVVERICGICSTSHPWAFTRAVEDIFPMEVSMRAKYIRTIIAEGERIHSHLLWLGLAGHFLGYNTVFMWSWKLREEILDVMEILSGNRNSYAMFKPGGVRRDINAEDIPLCLKKIDSIVPTLIMLKKAVLDDPVLHARLKGVGVLSYQEAIDFSALGPTSRASGVARDVRKDSPYGAYQEMDWNMIVTQNGDVFDKAVVRILEMVESTNIMKYCLENLPDGEIDACIKDVLVGEGIGYVEAPRGETFHYVKSDGTNRPVRHKVRAPTFMNLPTYKATVIGQTISDATIILAAIDPCYCCTERVAVKNDKGKMLYNGQDLVRLSREKTEKMRQRMGG; encoded by the coding sequence ATGGGTAAAACAATCATTCCCATAGGTCCGTATCATCCTCTGCTTGAAGAACCGGAGTTCTTCACACTTACAGTTGATGGTGAGACTGTTGTCGATATCGATATGCGAATGGGCTACAACCACCGCGGTATTGAAAAGCTCTCCGAGGGACTGGTCTTTGATAACAGCACATTCGTTGTTGAGCGGATCTGCGGTATCTGTTCCACAAGCCATCCCTGGGCGTTTACCAGAGCGGTTGAAGATATTTTTCCCATGGAGGTTTCCATGCGGGCCAAGTATATCCGGACGATAATCGCCGAGGGGGAAAGAATTCACTCTCATCTTCTCTGGCTCGGTCTTGCAGGGCATTTCCTTGGTTATAACACAGTTTTTATGTGGTCCTGGAAACTTCGCGAGGAGATACTTGATGTGATGGAGATCCTCTCCGGCAACAGGAATTCCTACGCCATGTTCAAACCGGGTGGCGTCAGGAGAGATATTAATGCTGAAGATATCCCGTTATGTCTCAAGAAGATAGATTCAATCGTTCCAACTCTCATTATGCTCAAGAAAGCTGTACTGGATGATCCAGTGCTTCATGCGAGGCTCAAGGGTGTAGGGGTTCTTTCATATCAGGAGGCGATAGATTTCAGTGCCCTCGGACCAACATCCAGAGCTTCCGGTGTTGCCCGTGACGTCCGAAAAGACTCACCGTACGGGGCATACCAGGAGATGGACTGGAACATGATTGTTACTCAGAACGGTGATGTATTCGATAAAGCTGTTGTCAGGATACTCGAAATGGTCGAGTCGACAAATATTATGAAGTACTGCCTTGAGAATCTCCCTGATGGTGAAATTGATGCCTGTATCAAAGATGTGCTTGTTGGTGAGGGTATCGGTTATGTTGAAGCGCCCAGAGGTGAAACATTTCACTACGTCAAAAGCGATGGCACGAACAGACCTGTGCGGCACAAGGTCAGAGCCCCGACTTTCATGAATCTTCCAACATACAAAGCGACTGTCATCGGGCAGACAATCTCTGACGCGACTATAATTCTGGCAGCCATTGATCCCTGCTATTGCTGCACAGAACGCGTTGCTGTCAAAAATGATAAGGGTAAAATGCTTTATAACGGGCAGGATCTTGTCAGACTAAGTCGTGAGAAAACCGAGAAGATGCGACAGAGGATGGGGGGCTAA
- the mnhG gene encoding monovalent cation/H(+) antiporter subunit G: MIDIIGMVFIGFGIGFDVFGCIGLIRLPDVYNRLQAATKCVTLGTCSILFGTFLMAGGFTPTGFKALIAIVFLILASPVAAHAVSRGAHRAGIKLWDKSVVDSYAEDKEGEA, encoded by the coding sequence ATGATTGATATTATTGGAATGGTCTTTATTGGTTTTGGAATCGGATTTGATGTATTCGGCTGTATTGGACTAATCCGTCTTCCTGATGTCTACAATCGTCTTCAGGCAGCGACAAAATGTGTTACTCTTGGAACATGCAGCATACTGTTCGGTACGTTTCTGATGGCCGGTGGATTTACACCTACAGGTTTTAAAGCACTGATAGCAATAGTATTCCTGATTCTCGCGTCTCCTGTGGCCGCCCATGCGGTGTCCAGAGGAGCTCACCGCGCCGGTATCAAGCTCTGGGACAAGAGCGTGGTTGACAGTTACGCCGAGGACAAAGAGGGAGAAGCTTAG
- a CDS encoding hydrogenase 3 maturation endopeptidase HyCI: MCEFKKKIRDLLKGRTVYMGMGNILRGDDGIGPKLVEVLWKKGARAVDAGTVPENYIGSVKRLEPDIIVMIDAVHLGKEPGSVELLKRDEILENSGFSTHSLSPVLVMERLESETGAAVFMLAIQPGTLEFGAPLSPAVNSLLTTLPDLLPGT, encoded by the coding sequence ATGTGCGAATTTAAGAAAAAAATCCGGGATCTGTTGAAAGGGAGAACCGTCTATATGGGGATGGGCAACATCCTCAGGGGAGACGATGGTATAGGGCCAAAGCTAGTTGAAGTGCTCTGGAAAAAGGGTGCTAGAGCTGTGGATGCCGGTACTGTTCCCGAGAATTATATAGGTTCGGTGAAAAGGCTTGAACCTGATATAATAGTTATGATTGATGCAGTGCACCTTGGAAAGGAACCGGGATCAGTTGAGCTGCTGAAGCGGGATGAAATACTGGAGAACAGCGGTTTCAGCACACACAGTCTTTCACCGGTTCTGGTGATGGAACGGCTGGAAAGCGAGACAGGAGCCGCAGTATTCATGCTGGCTATTCAACCTGGGACTCTCGAGTTTGGTGCTCCGTTGTCCCCGGCAGTTAACAGTTTATTGACAACCCTCCCCGACCTCCTCCCAGGGACGTAG